A stretch of DNA from Acidobacteriota bacterium:
GTGATGGCGTTCCGGCCGGAATGGGCCGAGGCGATCAAAGAGATTCGCGATATTTTCATCTGCTTTGATAACGACACGGCGGGAAGATTGGGAACTGAGCGCGTGGCGAGGCTGCTCCCGCAGGCCCGTGTGGTCCGGTTGCCGGAAGAAGTGGGCGAGGGCGGCGACGTGACGGATTTCTTTGTATGCTTGGGTAAAAGCCGCGAGGAGTTTATGCGGCTGTTGAAAGCGGCCCAGACAATGCCACTGAAAGAGCCCGTATCGCCGCCGGACCTGGAGGGTAACCTGATTCCCACCACGCCGGACGAAGAAGTTGCCCTGCTCAAATCCCTCGTGGCCATCGAAGACCTCGTTGGCCAATGCGTTGCCTTGCGACGGCAGGGGAAGAACTTTATTGGCCACTGTCCCTTTCACGATGACCAGCATCCTTCCTTCCTGGTCTATCCCGCGACCCGTAGTTTTTATTGTTTTGCCTGCCGCGCCTCCGGCGACGCGATCAGCTTCCTCATGAAGGCCGAACATCTGACTTTTCCGGAAGCCCTCAAAGTTCTCCGGGAGTTCGCCCGCTGAGATGGACGAAAAACTGAAAACAACGGTGGAGAAAGCCAAGAAACAGAGCGCCCGGCCAACGGTCTCGGCGGTCCTACCGGACGGCTCGCTGGCCGAGATGCTCTGTCGCCTAGAAGAACATCGGACCTTGTTTTGTGTTTGGAAAGGCAACGAAATCCGCTACGAAACCAATCTTCTGGTCAACGGCCAGCGCTTGGTGCCTTACTCGCCCCGCAACAACCTGCTGGCCAACGAAGTGGTCCTGTTTCCGTCGGAACCTGCGGAATACGGAACCGAGCAGGAACTTGTCGAAAATATCCGTGCCTTCGTTCACCGCTATGTCGATATCTCGCCGCTCTTTGAGCAGATCGCAAGTTACTATGTGCTCTTTACCTGGGTTTACGATGCCTTCAACGAACTGCCCTATCTCCGGCTTCGCGGCGATACCGGCTCCGGCAAGACCCGGTTCCTCTTAACCGGCGGATCGCTCTGTTATAAGCCAATCTTTGCAAGCGGGGCATCGACCGTGTCGCCACTTTTCCGCATCCTCGACGAAATGCGGGGAACGCTGATTATCGACGAGGGCGATTTCCGGTTTTCGGACGAAAAGGCCGAGATCGTGAAGATCCTGAATAACGGCAATGCCCGTGGATTTCCCGTTTTGCGCAGCGAATCGGTCAATGGCCGGGAGTTCAGCCCACGCGCCTACACGGTCTTTGGGCCGAAACTGGTCTCCACACGCGGCTTCTTTCAGGATCGGGCGCTCGAAAGCCGCTGCCTCACCGAAGAAACCGGCGGGCGAAAACTCCGTGAGGATATTCCCATCAACCTGACGGCGGCCTACAAGCAGGAAGCCCTGGAGCTTCGCAACAAGTTGCTGATGTTCCGGCTGCGGAACTTCGGCAAGCGCCAGATTGATCCGGCGCTCGTTGACCGCTCGATTGAGCCGCGCCTGGCTCAGATCTTCGTTCCACTGCTGAGCGTAATCGAGGATTTCGAGGCCCGGAATGCCCTCTGCCAAGTGGCGCGCGATTATCACCGGGATATGGTGGCGGACCGGGGCATGGACGTTGAGGCCCAGGTGCTCGAAATCATTCAGGAGCTTCAGCAGGAGCCATTTTCACCGGGCCTGGCCGTTAAAGAGATCGCCGAACGGTTCATTGCGCGGCATAGTGAGGATTTTGAGCGCAAGATCACGCCGCATTGGGTGGGAGGCGTGATTCGCCGGAAACTGGGGCTCAAGACGGAAAGGCATCACGGGAACTACTTCGTCGCCGTCTCTGAAGGCCCGAAGCTTGTCCGCTTGTTTGAAAAGTACGGTGTCGACACAGATTCAGGGGACTTGGGGGACTCTGGGGACTCTGTTCGGAAAGAGCGTGGAGAGGAAAGCCCGCAAGGATTGCCTTTACTTTAAAGGGAACCCTTACTGTCGTGTACCGGAATAAAGTCTCCCAAGTCCCCGGAGTCCCCGGTTTAACTGCGGAGCGCAGTCACTCCTTGCTCAGGCAGCTCGCCAACTTCATAGGAAGCCATTTTACTTATCTTTGCCAGAATCATCCCGTCATCTAGCATGAAACGTCGAGGCCTTCGTCAGTTTTCGAAGCCGTACTTGCACTTAACTTTCGCCCAACATTCCTCACAGATTCCTGTCTCGTACTCAGGCGTGAATTTCCCAGCCCCCAACATTATGGATGCTCTCAGTTTGACCGTAACCGGCTTAGCGCATTGCTTCCCGGTCGGATGGCCACAAATCTCATCGGTGCATCTGCACGGGACATCTGCCATGATGAACCTCCCAAATCCCAAGTTGGCGAACAGGAGACGACCGCACAAGGTTCGGACGAGCAACAGGATCACAAAGCATCAGCATTTCGCACAGGAATCGTGTGGGCATCGGAAATTAATTCGGGATATCCTCGTCCGTTGGCCCCGGCCCAGGTCGCGCGAGCTTGCTCACCTTGCGCAT
This window harbors:
- a CDS encoding toprim domain-containing protein — its product is MASAIDLHDEALAFHQRLPQRLWKYLNGRGIPDAMIHKHLLGWNGQRITIPISDRMGKFTFFKLAKDPRDKTESPKMLSTRGAHAELYGWEQAAAKPDQIIICEGEFDRLVLEGQGFAAVTSTGGVMAFRPEWAEAIKEIRDIFICFDNDTAGRLGTERVARLLPQARVVRLPEEVGEGGDVTDFFVCLGKSREEFMRLLKAAQTMPLKEPVSPPDLEGNLIPTTPDEEVALLKSLVAIEDLVGQCVALRRQGKNFIGHCPFHDDQHPSFLVYPATRSFYCFACRASGDAISFLMKAEHLTFPEALKVLREFAR